In Cynocephalus volans isolate mCynVol1 chromosome 3, mCynVol1.pri, whole genome shotgun sequence, one DNA window encodes the following:
- the LOC134372664 gene encoding LOW QUALITY PROTEIN: olfactory receptor 10G3-like (The sequence of the model RefSeq protein was modified relative to this genomic sequence to represent the inferred CDS: substituted 1 base at 1 genomic stop codon) yields the protein MTPPASVWGVGTVGQESSVPIPVVTEGSEIPSTAPAPSVWNLRIREWTEFILTRIPYPLRLRTFLFVFFLLNYILTQLENLLILMTVWADPQLHARPMYIFLGVLSIIDMSISSIIVPHLMMNFTLGIKPIPFGGCAAQLYFYHFLGSTQCFLYTLMAYDMYLAICKPLRYPMLMTAKLSTLLVAGAWVAGSIHGALQAVLTFCLPXCGPNQVDYFFCDMPAVLSLACADTTVNELVTFVDIGVMVASCFSLILLSYIQIIQAILRIRTADGRHRAFSTCGAHVTVVTMSYVPCAFIYLRPETNRPLGRTAALFPTAITPFLIPLSYTLRNQEVKLALKRTIGGRSIRVRFEGVYRPLRETSRLEFILMLRFQ from the exons ATGACACCTCCTGCCTCTGTCTGGGGTGTTGGTACAGTAGGCCAGGAGTCTTCTGTTCCCATCCCGGTGGTCACTGAGGGCAGTGAAATCCCTTCAACAGCACCAGCACCCAGTGTTTGGAACTTAAGAATCAGAga ATGGACAGAGTTCATCTTGACTAGAATCCCCTACCCACTTAGGCTGAGGACTTTCCTTTTTGTATTCTTCTTGCTAAACTACATCCTGACTCAGCTGGAGAACCTGCTTATTCTAATGACTGTCTGGGCAGACCCGCAACTCCATGCCCGTCCCATGTACATCTTTCTTGGTGTTCTCTCCATCATTGACATGAGCATCTCCTCCATCATTGTCCCCCACCTCATGATGAACTTCACTTTAGGCATCAAACCCATCCCATTTGGTGGCTGTGCTGCTCAGCTTTACTTCTATCACTTTCTGGGCAGCACCCAGTGCTTCCTCTACACCCTGATGGCCTACGACATGTACCTGGCAATATGTAAGCCCCTGCGCTACCCCATGCTCATGACTGCTAAACTGAGTACCTTGCTTGTGGCTGGAGCTTGGGTGGCAGGATCCATCCACGGGGCTCTCCAGGCCGTCCTAACCTTCTGCCTGCCCTAGTGTGGGCCCAATCAGGTAGATTACTTCTTCTGTGACATGCCTGCAGTTTTGAGCCTGGCCTGTGCTGATACCACAGTCAACGAGCTAGTGACCTTTGTGGACATTGGGGTGATGGTTGCCAGTTGCTTCTCGCTGATCCTCCTCTCCTACATACAGATCATTCAGGCCATTCTGAGAATTCGTACAGCTGATGGGCGGCACCGGGCCTTCTCAACGTGTGGAGCCCACGTAACCGTGGTCACCATGTCCTATGTGCCCTGTGCATTCATCTACCTGAGGCCCGAAACCAACAGGCCCCTGGGCAGGACAGCTGCCCTGTTCCCCACGGCCATCACTCCTTTCCTCATCCCCCTTAGCTACACTCTGCGGAACCAAGAGGTGAAGCTGGCTCTGAAAAGAACGATAGGAGGCAGAAGCATAAGAGTGAGGTTTGAAGGTGTCTATCGCCCACTAAGGGAAACTTCAcgtttagaatttattttaatgcttAGGTTTCAGTga